Proteins encoded together in one Methanobrevibacter millerae window:
- a CDS encoding carboxypeptidase-like regulatory domain-containing protein produces the protein MDNAGNPVGANVSVIFNINGVFYTRYTNASGVARLNINLNPGEYIITAEYNGYKASNTIKVLPTLKAKDLSMKYKDGSKFNVTVLNGSGNPLANAITYSVDNQDYSQFASRLFNGINDGLAAVTYGEKFNILITNIPPTYSPADVGKMATNVIFDKTVKAVLSIIKDIVCN, from the coding sequence TTGGACAATGCAGGTAATCCGGTTGGGGCAAATGTAAGTGTCATATTCAATATTAATGGAGTATTCTACACCAGATACACAAATGCTTCAGGTGTAGCACGTTTAAATATTAATTTAAATCCTGGTGAATATATAATTACGGCAGAGTATAATGGATATAAAGCATCAAATACCATTAAAGTACTTCCTACTTTAAAAGCTAAAGACTTATCCATGAAATATAAGGATGGGTCTAAATTCAATGTAACGGTACTGAATGGTTCTGGTAATCCATTGGCCAATGCAATAACATACTCTGTTGATAATCAGGATTACAGTCAATTTGCCTCTAGACTTTTCAATGGTATTAATGATGGTTTGGCTGCTGTGACATATGGTGAAAAATTTAATATATTGATTACAAATATACCTCCAACATATAGTCCCGCAGATGTCGGTAAAATGGCAACAAATGTAATATTTGATAAGACTGTTAAAGCGGTATTGTCTATTATAAAGGATATTGTTTGCAATTAA
- a CDS encoding TIGR01177 family methyltransferase, giving the protein MELLCIQSQEHPELPQGELKAVMECEEMGASMEVITEGLVIVKDISSENIDEYYRILTRRLGYTHEVHQIIKTSSVDELNDDIFSIDWQDYIDENFAVRLKRFDSKVDTVAIERKAGSLILEKTENIKVKLDKPNSLVRLVAFQDTIYIAIEKYHLNKRHFEEIKPHKRPFFYPGSMSPKLARCMVNLSRVKAGQLLLDPFCGTGGILIEAGLVGCKVVGSDVNWKMKNGTAINLDYCGITDYRTFHLDVRELKMYEKVAAVVTDPPYGISTSTGDIEGDDIFKEFFHAIYDNMADDAYLCMASPHYVDLNPMMEEVGFELAEQYAIKMHRSLTRIISVIKKSE; this is encoded by the coding sequence ATGGAATTATTATGCATACAATCTCAGGAACATCCGGAATTGCCTCAGGGAGAACTGAAGGCGGTCATGGAATGCGAAGAAATGGGAGCTTCAATGGAAGTAATTACCGAAGGTCTGGTGATAGTAAAGGACATTTCTTCAGAAAACATCGATGAATATTACCGGATATTGACCAGAAGACTTGGATACACCCATGAGGTTCACCAGATTATTAAAACGTCAAGCGTCGATGAATTGAACGATGATATTTTCTCAATCGACTGGCAGGATTATATCGATGAGAATTTCGCAGTCAGGCTTAAAAGATTCGACTCAAAAGTCGATACCGTAGCCATTGAAAGAAAGGCCGGATCATTGATTCTTGAAAAGACAGAAAATATAAAAGTCAAGCTTGACAAGCCGAATTCATTGGTTCGTTTGGTTGCTTTTCAGGATACGATTTATATTGCAATCGAGAAGTATCATTTGAATAAAAGGCATTTTGAAGAAATCAAACCTCATAAAAGGCCGTTTTTCTATCCTGGTTCAATGAGTCCTAAATTAGCTCGTTGTATGGTAAACTTATCCCGAGTTAAAGCAGGACAGCTGTTGTTGGATCCGTTCTGCGGAACCGGAGGAATATTGATTGAAGCGGGACTGGTCGGATGCAAGGTCGTCGGATCTGATGTCAACTGGAAAATGAAGAACGGAACAGCTATCAATTTGGATTATTGTGGCATAACGGATTACCGGACATTTCATCTGGACGTCCGTGAGCTTAAGATGTATGAGAAGGTAGCTGCTGTAGTTACAGACCCGCCTTATGGAATTTCAACCTCCACAGGCGACATCGAAGGCGACGATATTTTCAAGGAATTCTTCCATGCGATTTATGATAATATGGCGGATGACGCTTATCTGTGTATGGCAAGCCCTCATTATGTGGATTTAAATCCGATGATGGAAGAAGTGGGCTTTGAGCTTGCCGAGCAATATGCTATAAAAATGCATAGAAGTTTAACAAGAATCATATCAGTTATAAAAAAGTCTGAATAA
- a CDS encoding PH domain-containing protein, which produces MFGKNDNQSNERIIYQTRPNLLFGCKKAILGFILLVILLSASGPIIQFIGKMQVYLISRISLPLTRYTAIAVFVLMIVIVVYIIWQIVGWYAKEYILTESKIIVKSGVLLNRKNYMPYATIQDINTSQSVFARLFNVGSISVFSAYDNNSMSLDSVSDPSKVEEIIFSNMTQSMNRFSYQPPRNPIERNVQPLNYEDDYDDVVITPITREEQYARRQYEYYPEDLSYGAPQRPRYEYEPYDESLEQNINRAMGGRYERPPNYGQNDYYNDVRHDYSRSNDDDYYEVRRNPSRGNGDDYYNDVRHDYSRDNDDDYYEVRRNPSYGNDNRYYDDEEEKHHDEAPVQESDSRQDDASESSEKIIKRHFDKFKR; this is translated from the coding sequence ATGTTTGGAAAAAATGATAATCAATCTAATGAGAGAATAATTTATCAAACTAGGCCTAATTTATTGTTTGGCTGTAAAAAAGCTATTTTAGGTTTTATCTTATTAGTTATTCTTTTATCTGCATCAGGTCCTATTATTCAGTTTATAGGTAAGATGCAGGTCTATCTGATATCCCGCATTTCATTGCCTCTTACAAGGTATACTGCAATTGCAGTTTTCGTATTAATGATTGTTATTGTTGTGTATATAATCTGGCAGATTGTAGGATGGTACGCCAAGGAATACATACTGACTGAAAGCAAGATTATCGTAAAGTCCGGTGTGTTGCTTAACCGCAAAAATTATATGCCCTATGCCACGATTCAGGACATTAACACTTCCCAAAGCGTTTTTGCAAGACTCTTTAATGTCGGTTCAATCAGCGTTTTCAGTGCATATGACAACAATTCAATGTCTTTGGATAGCGTTTCCGATCCGTCAAAGGTTGAAGAAATTATTTTTTCCAATATGACTCAATCAATGAATCGTTTTTCCTATCAGCCGCCTAGAAATCCAATTGAGAGGAATGTGCAGCCGCTGAATTATGAAGATGATTATGATGACGTTGTCATAACTCCGATAACCCGTGAAGAGCAGTACGCGCGCAGGCAATATGAGTATTATCCGGAAGATTTAAGCTATGGCGCTCCCCAAAGGCCAAGATATGAATATGAGCCTTATGACGAAAGCCTGGAACAGAATATCAATAGGGCAATGGGCGGTCGTTATGAACGTCCTCCAAACTACGGTCAGAATGATTATTATAATGACGTAAGGCATGATTATTCCCGCAGCAATGATGATGATTATTATGAAGTAAGGCGTAATCCTTCCCGTGGCAATGGTGACGATTATTATAATGACGTAAGGCATGATTATTCCCGTGACAATGATGATGATTATTATGAAGTAAGGCGTAATCCTTCCTATGGCAATGATAATCGATATTATGATGATGAAGAGGAAAAGCATCATGATGAGGCTCCTGTTCAGGAATCAGATTCTCGCCAAGATGATGCATCAGAATCAAGTGAAAAAATAATAAAAAGACATTTCGATAAGTTTAAAAGATAA
- a CDS encoding proteasome-activating nucleotidase, whose product MENSSKEELIERIESLEDEITSIREEKSKAKSNLMWKVRKLEKDKVLIENEKIRLEREAKSLRSEVERFRSPPLVLATITEVLDEHRMTVKSSTGPSFLVNYSKFLDEKLLVPGSRVALNQQTFGIVEVLPSEKDANVSGMEIETKPDVTYDQIGGLEEQIVEVKETVELPLKEPELFEKIGIDPPKGILLYGPPGTGKTLLAKAVANETNATFIKIVASEFVKKYIGEGARLVREVFELAKEKAPAIIFIDELDAVAAKRLKSSTSGDREVQRTLMQLLAELDGFESRGDIGIIGATNRPDILDPALLRPGRFDRFIEVPLPNADGRKEILKIHTKRMALDEEADIDILCDLTDGLSGADLKAICTEAGMFAIREKRDKVTVADFMDAVDKVVDSEHDEEFKKEAGVMFG is encoded by the coding sequence TTGGAAAACTCTTCAAAAGAGGAATTGATTGAAAGAATCGAATCTTTAGAAGATGAAATAACCTCTATCCGTGAAGAGAAGTCCAAAGCTAAAAGTAACTTAATGTGGAAAGTTAGGAAATTAGAAAAAGATAAAGTTCTAATCGAAAACGAAAAAATCAGATTAGAAAGAGAAGCTAAATCCTTACGTTCCGAAGTGGAAAGGTTTAGATCTCCCCCTTTAGTTTTAGCTACTATTACTGAAGTTTTAGATGAGCATAGGATGACAGTTAAAAGTAGTACAGGTCCTAGTTTTCTTGTTAATTACTCAAAATTCTTAGATGAAAAATTATTGGTTCCAGGTTCAAGGGTTGCCCTAAACCAGCAGACATTCGGTATTGTTGAAGTGCTTCCTTCCGAAAAGGATGCAAACGTATCCGGAATGGAAATCGAAACCAAACCTGATGTGACCTACGATCAAATCGGCGGTTTGGAAGAGCAAATCGTTGAGGTTAAGGAAACCGTTGAATTGCCTTTAAAGGAACCTGAGCTATTTGAAAAGATTGGTATTGATCCTCCAAAAGGAATTCTTTTATACGGTCCTCCGGGAACAGGTAAGACATTGCTTGCAAAGGCCGTAGCTAATGAAACTAACGCAACTTTCATCAAGATTGTAGCTTCCGAATTCGTTAAAAAGTATATCGGTGAAGGTGCAAGGCTTGTGCGTGAAGTATTCGAATTGGCTAAAGAGAAGGCTCCTGCAATCATTTTCATTGACGAGCTTGATGCCGTTGCAGCCAAAAGGCTTAAAAGTTCAACCAGCGGTGACAGGGAAGTTCAAAGGACTTTAATGCAGTTGCTTGCTGAGCTTGACGGTTTCGAATCAAGAGGAGACATTGGAATTATCGGCGCAACAAACAGGCCGGATATTTTAGACCCGGCGCTTTTAAGGCCTGGCCGTTTCGACAGATTCATAGAAGTTCCTCTCCCGAATGCTGATGGAAGAAAGGAAATCCTTAAGATTCACACTAAAAGAATGGCATTGGATGAAGAGGCCGACATCGACATACTGTGCGATTTGACTGACGGCCTCTCAGGTGCAGACTTAAAGGCAATCTGTACCGAAGCGGGAATGTTTGCCATCCGTGAAAAACGTGATAAGGTAACCGTAGCTGACTTCATGGATGCCGTCGATAAGGTTGTTGACTCTGAACATGATGAAGAGTTTAAAAAAGAAGCCGGAGTAATGTTCGGTTAA
- a CDS encoding DUF308 domain-containing protein produces MESNKISGILAIILGLIFIIFPISGTITVSILFGISLILFGIVLILAGLTALNIIVGILSIIVGIIFLCNISALSFLFGLEFYMIGIILILAGIVTLFSDLQISKIASVSLIILGIISFALGGLSLSQPMFAPILIGVGLVIEGIILYIG; encoded by the coding sequence ATGGAATCAAATAAAATATCCGGAATACTGGCTATTATTTTAGGATTAATTTTTATAATATTTCCTATTTCCGGTACTATAACAGTGTCCATTCTTTTTGGAATAAGCTTAATACTGTTTGGTATAGTATTAATACTAGCCGGATTAACGGCTCTGAATATTATTGTCGGGATTCTATCCATTATAGTTGGGATTATATTCCTGTGTAACATTTCAGCATTATCATTCCTTTTCGGATTAGAATTCTATATGATTGGTATCATACTGATTTTAGCGGGTATTGTTACTCTTTTTTCAGATTTACAAATATCAAAAATAGCATCAGTATCCCTTATAATCCTGGGTATAATATCATTTGCCCTTGGAGGATTATCACTCAGCCAACCAATGTTCGCCCCAATTCTTATAGGCGTAGGTTTAGTCATTGAAGGAATAATATTATATATAGGCTAG
- a CDS encoding multiprotein bridging factor aMBF1 — protein MECEICGKPVSETNPTRAKIEGSVMVVCKDCAKLGTIQKAPPKPKFQQNKKGRKQTQPRRTYRNDEPKDELIEDYNVAVRRAREAKNWSREDLGKKINERVSVINRIESGKMTPDNKLTKKLEKALDIKLIENIDEVDLNQFMSSSSGERTLGNVMKIKRK, from the coding sequence ATGGAATGCGAAATTTGTGGTAAACCCGTAAGCGAAACAAATCCTACAAGAGCAAAAATTGAAGGATCAGTTATGGTTGTGTGTAAGGACTGTGCAAAGCTTGGAACGATACAAAAGGCACCTCCAAAGCCAAAGTTCCAGCAAAACAAGAAAGGAAGAAAACAAACTCAACCAAGAAGAACATATAGAAATGATGAACCAAAAGATGAACTTATAGAAGACTATAATGTTGCCGTGAGAAGAGCAAGAGAAGCCAAAAACTGGTCCCGTGAGGATTTAGGAAAGAAAATAAATGAAAGAGTTTCCGTCATCAACAGAATTGAATCCGGCAAGATGACCCCTGATAATAAATTAACGAAAAAACTGGAAAAAGCTCTGGATATAAAACTGATTGAAAATATTGATGAGGTTGATTTGAATCAGTTCATGAGCAGTTCATCCGGTGAGAGAACTCTCGGAAACGTAATGAAAATCAAAAGAAAATAG
- a CDS encoding DUF356 domain-containing protein, which produces MALILVRGENKSKLLSAISDMERHGSLTLVSNPKVISAEFADSLVEQILKAKLKTKSNVATAFFVKEDTTLSILKIKQIHPPAHIVVVSPEYRGHDELEEKLKIAHDMDGYRSYRALNAGKIDYSVKGKKRYIQNNKLNSYTE; this is translated from the coding sequence ATGGCATTGATTTTAGTTAGAGGAGAGAATAAATCAAAATTATTGAGTGCCATTTCAGATATGGAAAGGCACGGCAGTTTAACTTTAGTATCAAATCCAAAGGTCATCAGTGCGGAATTTGCCGATTCATTAGTGGAACAGATTTTAAAGGCAAAGCTTAAAACCAAATCCAACGTGGCAACCGCATTTTTCGTAAAGGAAGATACTACCTTAAGCATTTTAAAGATAAAGCAGATTCATCCACCGGCACACATCGTTGTTGTAAGTCCGGAATACCGAGGTCATGACGAGCTGGAAGAAAAGCTTAAAATCGCCCATGACATGGATGGCTACCGCTCATACAGGGCTTTAAATGCAGGAAAAATAGATTATTCAGTTAAAGGTAAAAAAAGGTATATTCAAAATAATAAGTTAAATAGCTATACTGAATAG